Below is a genomic region from Ferribacterium limneticum.
CGATGAGTCTGCAACGATTCTTCCTGGTGCTCGCGGGACGCTGGAAACTGGTGGTCGGCGTGCTGCTGAGCGTGATGCTGCTGACCCTGGCGGCCAATATCCTGCTGCCGCGAAAATACGTCGCTGAATCTGCCGTGGTGGTGGACTCCCGTCCGGCCGACCCGGTTCTGGGCGGGGTGCAGCCGGTCACCGCGGCGTCGGCCATCATGTCTACGCAGGTGGACATCATCCTCTCTGACCGCGTGGCGCAACGGGCGGTTGCCTTGCTCAAGCTTGACCAGGAACCCGAACTGCGCCGCCAGTGGGTCGACCAGACGAATGGCCGCGGTTCCCTGCTGGCCTGGCTGGCGGCGCCGATGAAGCTCCATCTCAAGGTCATGCCGACTCATGAAAGCAACGTCATTTCCATCGTTTATACGGCCCGTGATCCGCAGACGGCGGCGGCAGTCGCCAACGCCTTCGCCCAGGCCTATATCGACACCAATCTCGAATTGAAGGTCGGTTCGGCGAGCCAATACAGCCAATGGTTCGGCAATCGCACCAAATCCTTCCGCGACAAGCTGGAAACCGCGCAACAGCAGCTTTCGGCCTACCAGCAGTCGCACCGCATTGTCGTTGCCGACGAAAAGCTGGATGTCGAGACGGCCCGCCTGACCGAACTGTCGTCGCAACTGGTTGACGTTCAAGGTCAGCGAGCAGTCACCCGGGGCCGTCACAGCCAGGCTGGCAGCGCCGACATCCTGCCCGAGGTCGTCAGCAACGGCCTGATCCAGAGCCTGAAGGCACGGCTGGCCGATCTTGAAGCGCAACGTCTGCAGTTGGCGCTGCGCTTGCGCGAGACCCATCCCGAATACATCGACATGGCGACCCGGGTTGCCTCCCTGCGGGCCGAGATCGACCGGGAAACCGGCCGCATTGCCGGCTCACTCGGCTCTGCCGACCGGGTGAACGCATCCCGCGAGGCCGACATTGGCGGCGCCCTCAATGCCCAGAAGCAGAAGGTGCTGGCCCTGCGCGCCGAGCGCGACAGCGTCGCCGTACTGCAGCGCGACGTCGAATCGGCCCAGCGCGACTACGACATGGTGACCCAGCGTCTGGCGCAGACCAGTCTCGAAAGCCAGATGCCGCAAACCAACGTCGCCATGCTGACGGTGGCGACGGAGCCGTCCACCGCATCCAGCCCGAAAATCCTTCTCAACACCGCGCTTTCCTTCGTGTTTGGCGGTTTTCTTGGCATGGGCCTGGCGCTGCTCCTCGAACACCTCAACCGGCGGCTGCGTAGCGCCCGGGAGCTGCCGGAGCTGCTGAATGTGCCGGTGCTGGCAGTGTTGCCAAGAAATCGGCAATTGCGCCGGTTGTTTGCGCCAATCGAAGTCACAGCCGACCAATTCGACCGCCTTCTGGACAATTCGCCTGGCGCCCAGGCCCGACGGCTAACGGCGCGATCAGTCTAGCTCCTCTGCGCATACCCGCCACGCTGACCTTTGCCTATGGAGATTTTGCGATGAATATGAACCGAGTCCACACGGTAAAGGATTTCCTGGCGCCGACGCGTTCTCTCGGCGCCATTCTGGTCGATGCCGGACGTCTGAGTCAGCTACAGGCCGGTCTGGTCGTGCAGCTGCAGATGGACGAAGGCCTGCGTTTCGGCGAAGCAGCGCGGAAACTGGGCATCCTCGACGCCGAGGACATTCTCTTCGGGCTTGCCCGCCAGTTCGAATACTGCAGCCTGGCGGCCGACGATACCTCGGTCTCGCCCGAGGTGCTGGCAGCGTTCGGCTCAAGACATCCCCTGGTCGATAGACTGCGTGACGTGCGCTCGCAAGTGTTGTTGCACTGGATGGGGAGCGAACCGGCGCGTAAAAGCCTGGCTCTGGTCAGTACCCGGCGCGGCGAAGGCAAGAGTTTCATCGCCGCCAATCTGGCGGTGCTGTTTGCCCAACTCGGACAGCGCACCCTGCTGGTCGACGCCGATCTGATCCACCCCCGTCAACACCAGTTGTTCAACCTCGATAACCGGACCGGACTGTCCTCGGTCCTCAGCGGTCTGGCCGGGCTGCAAGCGGCGGTGCCGATTCCGCGGCTGGGTGGCCTGGCGGTGCTGACGGCCGGCCCGACGCCGCCGAATCCACGCGAGCTGCTCGCTCGGCCGCTGCTCGTCAACTTCCTCGGGCAAGCCACGCAAGCGTTCGATATCGTGCTGATCGACACCCCTTCGGCAGCCCTCGCCGATGCGCAAATCATCGCTGCCCATGCCGGCGCCTCGATCCTGGTCAGTCGGCCAAATTTCGCCACCCTCGCCGAGACGGCGGCGTTGACCAGCGGCCTCGATAACCTCCTCGGCGCCGTGGTCAACGAGTTTTGAGGGTGTTATAGCGATGACGGTCATGCCAATTCCCGTTGCCCTGGGCAGCCGGCCAGACCATCCAGCAGGCGATGCCAGCTGGCGGCAGGGCACGGCAGACGGCTGGCTGGCCGGCCTGCTGCTCTATACGCCTCTGCTCGCCAGCATTTTGCTGGCCAAGCTGTCAGTGCCGCCCTTTGCCGCCCAGTCGCTGAGCATTGCCTACCTGTTCATCCTGCTCGCCCCCGGCCTCGGTCTCGTACTCGGCTATCTGCGGCTGGACAGCGGCCGGCTCAGCTTCTTCCTGGTTTTCTCCGGTTGCATCGGTGCCATCCAAGTCTTCCGCGGCGAGCCTTTCTCGCTCAACTCGATGCTCTTGCTGGTGACACTCTTAGCTACCTATGTCTTCTATCTGCCGCGCCAAGGTGATGCTACCGCGTCGGCCCTGCGCTTCTTCCTCGGCCTTGCCACCCTCCTGGCGCTGGCCGGTATCGCCCAGTACGGCCTGCAACTGACGGTCGGTCCGCGCTACGCCTTCCCGATCGAGAACTTTGTTCCCGACGCCTTTCTGATCAGTGGCTTCAACATGCAGGCGCCGATCGCCTATGGCGGGACTGCCTATCGCGTCAATGGCGTCTTCTTCTCCGAGCCGTCCTTCTTCAGCCAGTTCATGGCGATCGCCATCGTCGTCGAACTGCTGACCAGCAACCGGCTGCTGCGGGTGGCGCTGTACGGGCTGGCGCTGCTGCTCTCTTATTCGGGCACCGGGCTTATCCTGCTCGCCATCTGCGGACCGATGATCCTGATCACCCGCCGGCACTGGGGGCTGCTCTGGCTGATCATCGGGGCGCTGGTGCTGGCCGTGGCCTTGGGCAGCTACCTCGACCTCGACAAGCTGACTGGGCGCATTGGCGAGTTCGGTGCCGTGGGCTCCAGTGCCCATGCCCGCTTCATTGCCGGCTTCGATGTCCTGACCCGGTACCTCTGGCCCGATCCCTTGAAGGCCTTGTTCGGCCTTGGCGCCGGGGCATTTCCCGGGTACGCCGTACGCATGCCGTTCTCGGTAGCTGAGATGACCCTGTTCAAAATGCTTTTCGAATACGGGGTGCTCGGTGCGGCTCTCTACTTCGCCTTCATCTTCTACTGCGTCTTCCGCTCCACCGCACCGGCCATCGTCCGGCTGGCGGTGGCGCTGACCCTGTTCCTCAACGGGCCGTTCGTTCCCTTCTTTCACGGCCTGGCACTCAGCCTGCTGGTGTGGACCTCGCAGGAGGAGGTCGTTGCCCAGCCGCCCACCAGCAAACCTTTACTTGCCGACGGAGCATGAACATGCAAGAGACTTTCTATTGGTTGGCTGGCATTTCACTGCTGCTCGCCTTGCACCCCTTTGTCACCTACCCGCTGTCGCTCTACGCTCTGCGTCTTCTGCGTCGGGTGCCGGTCACTTCCGGGGCGACGCCCGGCCCCGGCATCGCCCCGAGCTTCGCGATCTGCGTCTGCGCCTACAATGAAGAAGCGGTTATTGCGGCCAAGATCGCCAACCTGCTGGCCCTGCGTGAGCAGGAGCCGGACCTCGAGATTCTCGTCCATGTCGACGCTGCCAGCGACCGGACGGCCGAAATCCTCAGCGCCTACGCCGACCGCATCACCCTGCAGGTGTCGGCCGAGCGCCGCGGCAAGACGGCAGGCATGAACAGCCTGGTGGCGCGGAGCACGGCCTCGATCATCGTCTTTACCGACGCCAACGTGATGCTCGACGCCCAGGCCCTGCCGGCCCTCCACCGCCATTTTGCCGATCCCGGCGTCGGCTGCGTCTGCGGCAACCTGATTTACGTCAATAGCGAAGACTCGGTTACCGCTGCTACCGGTTCGCTCTACTGGCGCTTCGAGGAGGCAATCAAGCGACTGGAGGGGGCGACCGGATCGGTGATGGGGGCCGACGGCTCGTTGTTTGCCATCCGCCGCCATCTGCACCACCCGCCGCCGGAGCACATCATTGACGATATGTACGTCTCGTTCCGGATCCTTTGCGATGGCTACCGCATTATCCAGGCCTCCGATGTGCGGGCTTACGAGAAGTCGGCCACCTCGGCCGCCGAGGAATTCAGCCGCAAGCAGCGCATCGCCTGCCAGGCATTCAATGTCCACCGTCTGCTCTGGCCGCGGCTGCGCCGCCTGGATGGTGTGACCCTGTACAAATACCTCTCGCACAAGCTGCTGCGCTGGCTGTGTATCTACCTTCTGGTTCTTGCTTTCGCCAGTTTCGAACTGGCCCTGGTGCTCGCCGGACAGGCCGCGGTGGCCGGCGCCCTGGCCGGGTTGGCCGGGCTCGGTCTGGCCATCGGCTACCGCTTTCCGCTCAAGCCCTTTGCCCAGATTTTCGACATTCTGTCCGTTCTCGCTGCGGTCGGGCTCGGCGTCTGGCGCTCGCTGCGCGGCGAGCGCTTCCAGACCTGGACGCCGGCGGCTTCTGTCCGTCAGCCGCTGCCGCAGGAAGGAGTTGAACGATGAAATGCCTGTGGCTAGCCCGCGACCAGCCCTTTCCGCCGGATGCCGGCGACAAGATCTATTCGGCCAATCTCGCCACTGCCTTGGCTGAGGCGGGGGTGGCGGTGAGCTTTCTCGGTTTTGCGGCCGGCGACGGGCAACCGCCCGCCGCCTCGCCGGTGCGCTGGCTGCCGGTCGCCGGCACCAAACGCAGCCAGGGCAGGGCGCTGTTCAGCCGGCTGCCGATTGCCGCCGCCATCCACGACACGGTGGCTTACCGACGGGCCCTCGATGCCCGGTTGCAGGAAAAGTGGGACGCAATCGTCTTCGACAGCTACGGTTCTGGCTGGGCCCTCAAGCGCTATCTGGCGACCCGTCGCCCAGCCGGCCAACCCGTGCTCATCCATGTTTCGCACAATCAGGAAGGCGTCCTCTGGCGCGACATGGTCCGCAACAGCCAGGCCGGCCCGCTGAAAAAGCTGGCACTCTGGCAGAACTGGCTGAAGGTCCGCGCCCTGGAGCGCTTCGTTCTGCGTCATGTCGATTTGACCACGGCGATCAGCGGCGAGGATGCCACGGCCTTCGCTGCCCTGGCCCCGGGGCGGCCGACGGTGGTGCTCACCCCCGGCTATTCGGGTGACTGGCAACCGGAGCGGCTGATCGGCGCCGACTGCCCGAAGCGCGTGGTACTGATCGGCTCCTTCCGCTGGGTGGTAAAGCAGGAGAATCTGCGGCAATTCCTCGATCTGGCCGACGAGGCCTTCCATCGCCACGGCATCGCCTTCGACGTCATCGGTGACGTGCCGGAGGCGCTGCGCGCCGAACTGGAACCGCGACTCAGGGCCACCGTCTTCCACGGCTTCGTCGACGACGTTGCCCCTTATTTCGCCCGCGCCCGGCTGGCCGTGGTGCCGGAAGTGATTGGCGGCGGCTTCAAGCTGAAATTCCTTGACTACATTTTCGGCCGGCTGCCGGTGGCAACCATCGCCGCCGCTGCCGCCGGCCTGCCACCGGCCATCCGTGCCAACCTCTTGAGCTGTTCCGATCTGGCTGAGCTGGTCGCCACCATCGTCGCCCGCATCGACCGACTGGACGCACTCAACGCCATGCAGCAGGGCGCCTTCGCGGCGGCCGGCCAGCTCTACCGCTGGCGCGACCGTGGCGGCGCGCTACGCGATGCCATCGCCGCCTGCCAGCAGACCCGCGCCGCGGCCAGCCCAGCAACCGCCTACCGGATGGAGGCCTCATGATCACCCTCATTGTCCCAACCCGCGATCGGGCCCACACCTTGCGCCTGGTCGCACCCAGCTATTTCGTCCTGGATGGTGTCAGCGAAGTCATTTTTGTCATCGACGGCGGCAGCGACACGACGCCGCAGGTACTCGAACGGATCGCCGCCAGCCATCCAACGGTTCGCACCCGCATCCTGCATCACCCGACCCGACAAGGTGCCGCCCAGTCGCGCAATACCGGCGTCGCGGCGAGTACCAACGACTACATCCTGTTCTGTGACGACGACGAGTACCTCGAAGCAGGTTATGCCCGCACCTGTCTGCAGAAATTGCAGACATCCGGCGTCGGCGCGGTGTCCGGCCGACGGGTTTATATGGAAAACGGCGAGACACCGGCCGGGGCATTGCGCCGCTTCGGCCACGGCCTGCGCCCGGGCCAGCCATTTCGGCCGCTGATTTGCGAATACGTCAATGGCGCCCGCTTTGCCGGCGACATCCGGCTGCCCCTGACCAACGCCGTGATCCTGACCAGCAAGCAACTGTTGCTGCGCTTTCCCTACGACCCGCACTACGCCCACGGCAACGGTTACCGTGAAGAATCGGATTTTCAGATGAACCTCTACACCCACGGCTACGACATCGTCGCCAGCAATGACTGCCACAGCATCCACCTGCCACCGGCGCTGGTGCGCACCGGTGGGCAACGGACGCAGACCTTCCGCCGCATCTACTGGTCAATTTATTACACCCACTATTTCTTCGGCAAATACTACGCCGCCTATGCCGCCCGGGCCGGACTGCACGCGCCGCGCTGGCTCGCCGAAGCGGCCTTCGCCGTCTTCGCCGTCTATCGCGAAACCTTGCGTCCGCCGCTCTATGCCCTGGCCAAGTGGGGCCTTCGCCAGCGCCGGCGCTGGGTCGAACGGACGATATCAGCATGAGTCGGCGGCGCATACCGTGCTTCGACGAGCCGCCGACCTTGAGCCGTCGGGATTTTCTGCAGGGCAGCGGGGCGCTGCTCGGCAGCTGCCTGCTGGCTCCGGCCGGCATGGCCTGGGCGGCCAGCCCGATACTAGCCCTCGATTTCCGCGGCAGCATCCCGTCCGGCGTCAGTTATCGGCGCGCCAGCCCAGCCAGCCTGGCCGACGGCGCGCAACTGCGTACCCTGCCGCCGAACACGCCGCGTTTCCCCTTGCGCCAAGGGAAGCCGCTCGGCCTCCTGATCGAGGGCGCGGCCAGCAACCTGATTGCCAACGCTGCGCGGCCGGACCGCCCGGGCTGGTCGGCTGGCGGCGGCGTGATCGTAGCCGCCGGCACTGATCTGGCGCCGGATGGCAGCGGCGGAGCTTACCGCATCGTCCGCCCCGAGCCGAAGAGCGGCAGCCAGTGCGAAGTCACGGTAAGCAATGCGCCGAGTGGTGATTTTGCCGCGGCCTCGGTATGGCTGCGGTCCACCGCCGGCAGTGGCAAGTGGCGCCTGCGCCTGCTCGATTTCACGACCTACAACAACGTCAGTGCCGTGGTCGAGGTCGGTCCCGAGTGGCGTCGCTACAGCCTGGCCCTCAATCTGCAAGCCCGCGATATAGGCGCCAAGCGCTTTGCCGTCCTGTGGAACGAGCCCATCGCCGCAGCCACGGCAGCCCCCGCCATTTACGCGCTGAAGCCGGCCACTCCCTATCTGTCGTGGCGCACGCCGCTGACCCTGGGCAGCGTGCTGATGTGGGGCGCCCAATATGAAGTCGGCAACGAGGCCAGTTCCTTCATTGCCACCACTGGCTCGGCCGGCCAGCGGGCGGCCGACGAAGTAACCATCCCAGCGGCGCCACTAAACGCGTCGGCCGGCCGGCTGACCATCGTCTTGCCGAATGGCGGCCGGCGTGGCGGGGTGATCCTCGACGCCCACGGTGACGGTGGCGGCCTGCGCCTGGCGTATTCCAACAGCGGCTGGATCGTCGCCCAGGTCGGCCGGGTGGTGCTGGCCGGGTTCGGCGACGTCACGGCCGATCCGGTGATCCGCCTCGAATGGAGCGCAGCCGGGGTCCAGTTATTCACCGGCGCGACGCCCGAATCCCTGACGCTGCAGGCCGCCGTCAAGACCAATCCACTACCCCTCGCATGCGGTTCGCTGGCGCGCCTCGGCATGCTGGCGGACGGCCAGCGGCCGCTCGGCCGGGTGCTGGCGCAACTGACCCTGAGCGGCGAGGTCGCGACCGTCGCCCAGGCGGTCCGGCCGAACTTCACTCCGGCGCCCTATCGCCTGGTTTTTGGCGACGATTTCGACGATCCAGACCTCACTCGCATCAACGAGAACGCCACCGGTGGCCGTCCCGGCGCGCCGGCCTGGCGAAGCCGCTACCGGCACGAGCGGCGGACGGCGATCAATCAGGAAAAACAGATCTACATGGACCCGCAATTCGCCGGCACGGCCAGGCAGCCCTTGCGGGTACAGCCCTTTGCCATCCGCGACGGCATCCTGCAGATTCGTGCCGAGCGCGCCGATCCGGTGGCCGTCTCGCCCTTCGTCTGGAACCGCGCCTACACCTCGGGCTGCATCACCAGCGAGTTGACCCACTGGCAGACCTACGGCTATTTCGAGATGCGCGCCCGGTTGCCGCGCGGCAAGGGTTTCTGGCCGGCTTTCTGGCTGCTCCCCAAGCGCGCCACCTGGCCGCCCGAGGTCGATGTCTTCGAGGCGTCCGGTACGCGGCCCTACGCCATCAAGCACGGCGTCATCGAAAAGCCGCGCAGCGCGACCACCCCCGGCGGCATGTGGATCGAACAGATCATCGACATCAGCGACGGCTTCCACATCTACGGCATGGAGTGGAGCCGCGACAACATCGTCTACTTCATCGACGGCAAGAAGAGCTTCGAATACGGCCCCCACGGTATCCACGAGGACATGTACTTGCTGGCCAACCTGGCCCTGGGCAGCCACGACCCGAACTGGATTCCCGATCCCGATCCGACCACACCCTTTCCCGGAATGTACGAAATTGACTACATCCGGGCCTACCAGCGAGGTGCATCATGAACCCAGCCTCCGACGTCCAGGTCGATGTCATCATCCTGTCCTGGAACCGCCCGGACGACACCATCGCCGCCATTGCCAGCGCCGCCGAACAGGAGGGTGTCGTCCAGCGCATCCTGATCGTCGACCAGGGCAGCGAAGCCGATAACCTGTGCCAGCTCGAGGCCTACCTGGCCGGCGTGCCGAACGCGACGCTCAAGAAGCTCGGCCGCAACAGCGGCGTCGCCGGCGGCCGCAACATCGCCTCGGCGATGGGCTGCGCGCCCATCATCGTAGCCCTCGACAGCGATGCCATCTTCGCTGACTGCCATGTTCTTGCAGTCGCTGTCGCCCATCTGGATTCCCACCCGGAACTCTGCGCCATCGGTTTCCGGATCGACAACTATTACACCGGCGAGAACGACGCCGCTGCCTGGGACTACCCGCCGGGATGCCGGCCCGACACCGGCTTTCCGACGACGCGCTTCATGGGCGGCGGCCATGCCCTGCGACGCAGCGTGTTCGAGGCGGTAGGTGCGTACGACGATCGCCTGTTCTTCTGCGGGGAGGAAGTGGACCTCTGCTACCGCATGCTCAACACCGGCTATCGCATTGCCTACGTGCCCGAGGTCGCCATCCGCCATAAAAGTTCGCCCGAGGAGCGGGTGGTTTGGGGTCGCGGACGCTATTACTACACCGTACGCAACAACCTGTATTCGGCCTACAAGTTCGGCACGCCATTGCCGCGACTGCTGCTGGGCGCCTCCGCCTTCGTCGTGCGGGGGGTGCGCAACCGCGTCCTGCCGTCAGCGCTGCGCGGTCTGGTCGATGCGCTGGGCATGTGCCGGGCTTATCGACAGGGTCTCAATCTGGAAAAACGCAATGGTGGCTTTGGCAACCCGGTTTATGCGCTCAACCGGGAAACCCGGCGCTACATCCGCCAGTGCGAACCAACCCGGCAGGAACCGTTGTTTGCCAAGGTCCTCCGCCAGTTCACCCGCCTGCCGAACTAGGGAGGTAAACCATGACTGATCTTTCGATACAGGTTGACAAAAGACACTATGCGTTCAGCCGCTACATGTCCAAAGCTCGCTGGAGCAGCATTTGGCATCAGCTTGATGAAATTCAGATACTCGCCCCCGAAATCGTCCTCGAAATCGGACCAGGCCCAGGCTTGTTCAAGACGCTGGCCGCAACATTTGGCATCACCGTCGAAACGCTGGATATCGATCCGGGGCTGAATCCAGATCATGTCGGTTCGGCAACCGCCATGCCTTTTGCTGATGCCTCCTATGATGTCGTTTGTGCATTTCAGATGCTTGAGCACCTGCCCTATGAAGAATCATTGCGGGCATTTGCCGAAATGGTTCGCGTCAGCCGGCGACATGTGGTGATCAGCCTCCCCGACGCACGAACAGTGTGGCGCTATGAAATTCATATTCCGAAGTTCGGGCCTCGTGTTTTTTTCATCCCCAAGCCGCAACTGAATTCGACTGTCCACGAATTCGATGGCCAGCATTATTGGGAGATCAATAAGCGAGGTTATCGGCTTGCACGGATCATTGCCGATTTCACAAAGCAGATTGGCTTAATAAAAACCTATCGGAGTCCGGGGTATCCATTTCACCGTTTTTTCGTATTTGAAAGGAACGGTTTTGACTAAGTTAGCCCGCCTCTCCGCGATGGTGCTCAGTCAAACCGAATCGTCTTTCAGAACAGGGACTCGGTCGTGAGCACCATCAGAAGCGCACGTTGGGTGGCGCTCTCACAAGGCGGCCGCGTAGCGATCCAGTTGGTTGGTCTGGTCGTTTTGGCGCGCCTGTTGCCTGCCACCGATTATGGACTCATGGCCATGGCCACCGTCGTGACAAATTTCGCTTTGTTATTGCGTGATCTCGGTACTGCCGCGGCCATTATCCAGAAGATAGATCTACGCGAAGAGACGAAAGCAACGGTGTTCTGGCTAAACGTCATGATGGGTTTGCTGCTTTCCCTGGCCCTATTTGTCTGCGCCCCACTGATTGCACGATATTTTGCCGCCGCCGAGTTGGTTCCTGTACTCAGCATGTTGTCCATCGCGTTGCCCTTGGCCAGCAGCGGGGCAGTACACCAGGCCTTGTTGGAACGCCGGTCAGCGTTCCGCGAACTCACCTGCATCGAGATTGGATCGTCCCTGGCCGGGCTGCTGGCAGCCATCGTCGCCGCGCTTTCTGACGCTGGAGTTTACAGTCTTGTCATCCAGTCCATCCTGACCGCAGGGGTGTCCTCCATCCTGTTGTGGATCGTCTCCGGGTGGCGTCCAGCGACCCTGCCGTCGTGGCGCGAGTTGCACGGCCTGATGGGTTTCAGCGGCAATTTGACCCTGTTCAATTTCATCAACTACTTCTCGCGCAACGCCGATGGGATGATCGTCGGACGCTATCTGGGCGCGGCTGCGTTGGGGTCCTATTCGCTGGCCTACAAGCTCATGTTATTCCCGGTTCAGAATGTGACACTGGCTGCCAGCAGGGCGCTTTACCCGGTCTTGAGCCGGCAACAGAACACTCCGGAAGTCATGGCTCGGCTTTATCTCCGAACGGTCTCCTTGATCGCTCTGGTCACCGCGCCTTTGATGGTGGGCCTGATGGTTTTGCGTGAGCCATTTGTCCGAGTGGTGTTCGGCCCGGGTTGGCCGATCGTGCCGGAAATTCTGGCCTGGCTGGCGCCGACCGGGTTCATTCAGTCAATTGTGAGTTCCACCGGTACGGTTTTCATGGCGCGTAGCCGCACCAACGTAATGGCATGGCTCGGTACATTCAACGCCGTCCTGACAGTTACGGCCTTTGCAGTGGGGGCGCAATTTGGCGTGATCGGAGTGGCGGCATTCTATTTCGCCGCGAATGTTCTCCACGCGATCCCCTGTCTGTTTTTTGCGATGCGGACCCTGGAGACGTCGCCAAGATTACTGCTGAAAGCCATTGTAGTGCCGGTCGCCAGCGCGCTCCTCATGGGGCTTGGCCTTGTCGTGCTGCAAGAATTGTTTTCGCCCCTGCG
It encodes:
- a CDS encoding MOP flippase family protein, which produces MSTIRSARWVALSQGGRVAIQLVGLVVLARLLPATDYGLMAMATVVTNFALLLRDLGTAAAIIQKIDLREETKATVFWLNVMMGLLLSLALFVCAPLIARYFAAAELVPVLSMLSIALPLASSGAVHQALLERRSAFRELTCIEIGSSLAGLLAAIVAALSDAGVYSLVIQSILTAGVSSILLWIVSGWRPATLPSWRELHGLMGFSGNLTLFNFINYFSRNADGMIVGRYLGAAALGSYSLAYKLMLFPVQNVTLAASRALYPVLSRQQNTPEVMARLYLRTVSLIALVTAPLMVGLMVLREPFVRVVFGPGWPIVPEILAWLAPTGFIQSIVSSTGTVFMARSRTNVMAWLGTFNAVLTVTAFAVGAQFGVIGVAAFYFAANVLHAIPCLFFAMRTLETSPRLLLKAIVVPVASALLMGLGLVVLQELFSPLRVGDFTGLAMSFVAGGLMYGFLVVVVFRQDLADLRMFMSPAH